One Patescibacteria group bacterium DNA segment encodes these proteins:
- a CDS encoding PP2C family serine/threonine-protein phosphatase, with protein MAQVRTFSKGKTRDRNEDYFAYNKNCFAIADGATDKSGKKYNDKTGGELVSRIVVNECLSANLNGIELVNYLNQKTKELYGKLKILEETKDPKHRFTCGFICVRLINNKIIITYLGDSGMRINGTEVYQETKQIDIDNSEERAKYIRETNDIKGSREHIMPLLLKQFEYQNNPQELLGYGVIDGTKTPSKFVKIFEYNQDKIKIIELFTDGYFDIPQEVSIEAWEKIFEKVEKEDPDKWKKYKSTKSKDDRSIVIIKF; from the coding sequence ATGGCGCAAGTTCGAACTTTTTCAAAAGGAAAAACCAGAGATAGAAATGAAGATTATTTTGCCTATAATAAGAATTGTTTTGCTATAGCCGATGGCGCCACAGATAAAAGTGGCAAAAAATATAATGACAAAACAGGAGGAGAACTTGTTTCTCGAATTGTCGTAAATGAGTGCTTATCAGCTAATCTAAATGGAATTGAATTAGTCAATTATCTTAACCAAAAAACCAAGGAATTATATGGCAAATTAAAAATTTTGGAAGAAACTAAAGACCCAAAACATAGGTTTACCTGTGGATTTATTTGCGTAAGGCTCATTAATAATAAAATAATAATCACCTATTTAGGAGATTCAGGCATGAGGATTAATGGAACTGAAGTTTATCAGGAAACAAAACAGATTGATATTGATAATTCAGAAGAAAGAGCAAAATATATTAGAGAAACAAATGATATTAAAGGGAGCAGAGAGCACATAATGCCTTTACTTTTAAAACAATTTGAATATCAAAACAATCCTCAAGAACTTCTTGGTTATGGAGTCATTGATGGCACTAAAACACCATCTAAATTTGTAAAAATTTTTGAATATAATCAAGATAAAATAAAAATAATTGAACTATTTACTGATGGTTATTTCGATATACCTCAAGAAGTTTCAATTGAAGCATGGGAAAAAATTTTTGAAAAAGTTGAAAAAGAAGATCCAGATAAATGGAAAAAATATAAATCAACTAAATCCAAGGATGACAGAAGTATAGTAATAATTAAATTCTAA
- a CDS encoding DUF5680 domain-containing protein gives MNQRNYLNMSKNLQNHLKKLREISLREDKTKGYGGSPQKFLDPFLPWFKVITYRKGPYVVIDRYSGEELNMGQTITFYRKHPIYGVNYYGILIGAGRKLGPKVVFDFLKKALRAGAGKTTHRGLDGFRENKFLYRNRFTKKRGFVEGEEKIFYENNLVYMQVYHGGLIEDTRHYKEWSKKLLSSTELRKRLKF, from the coding sequence TTGAACCAAAGGAATTACTTAAATATGAGTAAAAACCTACAAAATCATTTAAAAAAATTACGAGAAATATCTTTGAGAGAAGATAAAACCAAAGGTTACGGCGGAAGCCCACAGAAATTTTTGGACCCATTTTTGCCTTGGTTTAAGGTTATAACCTACCGGAAAGGACCTTATGTAGTGATTGACCGCTATAGCGGAGAAGAGTTGAATATGGGGCAAACAATAACTTTCTATCGGAAGCATCCTATATACGGAGTTAACTACTATGGAATCCTTATAGGCGCAGGTAGAAAATTAGGGCCAAAAGTGGTCTTTGATTTTCTGAAAAAGGCATTGCGTGCAGGAGCAGGAAAAACAACTCACCGAGGATTAGACGGTTTCCGAGAAAATAAGTTTTTGTATAGAAACAGATTTACAAAAAAAAGAGGATTTGTAGAAGGCGAGGAAAAAATCTTCTACGAGAACAATCTTGTTTACATGCAGGTTTATCATGGTGGACTAATTGAAGATACTAGACATTACAAAGAATGGTCGAAAAAACTTTTGTCGTCTACGGAGTTAAGAAAAAGGTTAAAATTTTAG
- a CDS encoding PLDc N-terminal domain-containing protein produces MKTILSFNPLPLFFLPIIFVFFIWSVIALFFIGGAIFWIWMLVDLLKRDFPTAKENEKIVWVLVLVFTYWLGALIYYFMVKKKI; encoded by the coding sequence ATGAAAACTATTCTAAGCTTCAACCCCCTCCCCCTTTTCTTCCTACCAATTATTTTTGTCTTCTTCATCTGGAGCGTAATCGCTCTATTCTTTATCGGCGGAGCGATTTTTTGGATTTGGATGCTCGTTGACCTTCTAAAAAGAGATTTTCCAACCGCAAAAGAAAATGAAAAAATTGTCTGGGTCTTGGTTCTGGTGTTCACCTACTGGCTCGGCGCGCTGATTTACTACTTTATGGTTAAGAAAAAAATTTAA
- the rpmB gene encoding 50S ribosomal protein L28: MMFCQICGRKPRMGYTRSHSNIATKRMQKLNLQKITLKDKQILACAKCVKTMAKVK; this comes from the coding sequence ATGATGTTCTGCCAGATTTGCGGACGCAAACCCCGCATGGGTTACACCCGCAGCCATTCCAATATCGCGACCAAAAGAATGCAAAAATTAAATTTGCAAAAAATTACTTTGAAAGACAAGCAAATTTTAGCTTGCGCGAAATGTGTCAAAACAATGGCAAAGGTAAAATAA
- a CDS encoding site-2 protease family protein, which produces MFLFSFLSEPIVFLAWLVAMAISVTLHEFAHALSAYLQGDATAKYSGRLSLNPLKHLDLWGTLMLLLVGFGWGKPVPYNPYNLRNQKWGPSIVALAGPGANLFLILFFGLILKILVVGGVLDVGNMLYILIEMIIILNAVWFTFNLIPIPPLDGSKLLFAILPRRFDHWKIFLAVRGPLILIFLIILDRLLNFSLLESLFNLVIRVVAGMFGLSLL; this is translated from the coding sequence ATGTTTTTATTTTCTTTTTTATCTGAACCGATTGTGTTTTTGGCTTGGCTGGTCGCGATGGCAATTTCGGTAACCCTCCATGAATTTGCCCACGCCCTCTCCGCCTATCTTCAGGGGGACGCAACCGCAAAATACAGCGGACGCTTGAGCCTCAATCCCTTAAAACATCTTGATTTATGGGGGACATTGATGCTGCTTTTGGTTGGTTTTGGCTGGGGTAAGCCCGTGCCTTACAATCCTTACAATTTAAGAAACCAGAAGTGGGGACCCTCTATTGTCGCTCTCGCGGGTCCGGGAGCCAATCTTTTTTTGATTCTTTTTTTTGGTTTGATCCTAAAAATATTGGTGGTGGGCGGAGTTTTAGATGTGGGCAATATGCTCTATATTTTGATAGAAATGATTATTATTTTAAACGCGGTTTGGTTTACGTTTAATCTTATTCCGATTCCCCCTCTGGATGGTTCTAAATTGCTTTTTGCGATTTTGCCTCGCCGTTTTGACCATTGGAAAATATTTCTGGCTGTAAGAGGTCCTTTGATTCTAATCTTTTTGATTATTTTGGATCGCCTGCTTAATTTTTCTTTGTTGGAATCGCTTTTCAATTTGGTAATCCGCGTTGTGGCGGGTATGTTTGGGTTATCTCTATTATAG
- the rpsL gene encoding 30S ribosomal protein S12 has product MPTISQLVRKGRKTKIRKFKTPALHRTFNAIRRRGRMEPIGSPFKRGVCVKVFTTTPKKPNSALRKVARVRLTNGMEVAAYIPGEGHNLQEHSIVLIRGGRVKDLPGVRYHVVRGILDTEGVQGRKQGRSRYGAKKISETKKEE; this is encoded by the coding sequence ATGCCCACCATTTCCCAATTAGTGCGCAAAGGGCGCAAAACTAAAATAAGGAAATTTAAAACGCCGGCTCTGCATCGGACTTTTAATGCTATTCGCCGTCGGGGAAGAATGGAACCTATTGGCAGTCCATTTAAAAGAGGGGTTTGCGTTAAGGTTTTTACCACTACTCCCAAAAAACCAAACTCGGCTTTGCGCAAGGTAGCGAGAGTGCGTTTGACTAATGGAATGGAAGTGGCCGCTTATATTCCGGGCGAGGGCCATAATCTACAGGAACACTCTATAGTTTTAATCCGCGGCGGCAGAGTGAAAGATTTGCCCGGCGTGCGTTATCACGTTGTGCGGGGGATTTTAGACACGGAAGGCGTGCAAGGTCGCAAACAAGGTCGCTCCCGCTACGGCGCCAAGAAGATAAGCGAGACAAAGAAAGAAGAATAA
- the rpsG gene encoding 30S ribosomal protein S7, which produces MPRRKRKFKRDILPDPKYSSVTVARFVNHLMERGKKSVAEGILYRALDIVAEKTKKDSLEIFDLALKNVAPVLEVKSKRIGGANYQIPVEVRMPRKMTLAMRWIIGVARLRKGKPMAEKLAEELITASKREGEAMRKRENIQRMADANRAFAHFA; this is translated from the coding sequence GTGCCTCGGAGAAAAAGAAAATTCAAAAGAGATATTTTACCTGATCCAAAGTATAGCAGCGTTACGGTCGCGCGCTTTGTTAATCATTTGATGGAGAGAGGAAAGAAATCCGTAGCAGAGGGAATACTTTATCGCGCTTTGGATATTGTGGCGGAGAAAACCAAGAAAGATTCCTTGGAGATTTTTGATTTAGCGCTTAAAAATGTAGCTCCGGTTTTAGAAGTGAAATCCAAAAGAATTGGAGGGGCGAATTATCAAATTCCCGTGGAGGTGAGGATGCCGCGCAAGATGACTCTTGCGATGCGTTGGATTATCGGTGTTGCTCGCTTGCGCAAAGGAAAGCCAATGGCTGAAAAACTCGCTGAGGAACTCATTACCGCGTCCAAGCGCGAAGGCGAGGCAATGCGGAAACGGGAAAATATTCAAAGAATGGCCGATGCCAATCGTGCCTTTGCCCATTTCGCTTAA
- a CDS encoding PLD nuclease N-terminal domain-containing protein: MKQRILSCLSASVVALAGNTALAQSTSYDYENTVGNTVATGMGVGLIIFWIVGMIIGLLLFILWILMLIDCIKRDFSQKTLWIILLIVLGWIGAVAYYFAVKRKNITGGPATPSQTTPPQASSEPQSPPSSPAAPTV, translated from the coding sequence ATGAAACAGAGAATCTTATCTTGCCTCTCCGCAAGCGTGGTCGCGCTCGCGGGGAACACTGCCTTAGCGCAATCTACAAGTTATGATTATGAAAATACCGTCGGAAATACCGTCGCGACGGGCATGGGTGTTGGACTGATAATTTTCTGGATTGTGGGTATGATTATTGGCTTGTTGCTTTTCATCTTGTGGATTTTGATGCTCATTGACTGCATTAAGCGGGATTTTTCCCAAAAGACTTTGTGGATTATTCTCCTCATTGTTTTGGGTTGGATTGGTGCCGTGGCTTACTACTTTGCCGTCAAAAGAAAGAACATTACTGGCGGACCGGCGACTCCTTCGCAAACTACGCCACCTCAAGCATCTTCTGAACCTCAATCACCACCATCTTCTCCTGCCGCGCCTACGGTTTAA
- the fusA gene encoding elongation factor G, translating to MPRLTPIERIRNIGIIAHIDAGKTTVSERILYYTGKKHKVGEVHEGKAEMDWMAQEKERGITITSAATTCAWKAGAKGEIHQINLIDTPGHIDFTAEVQRSLRVLDGGIVVFDGVAGVEPQSETVWHQAEKFQVPRMCFINKMDRTGADFKADLSSIRERLTKDIAVIQIPIGEEDKFEGVIDLIKNKAIYFKGDLGEKLEEGEIPPAWAEEAKQYRQEMVEKIASEDDVLIEKFLEGGEITEEELKKTLRQATIAGRLVPVLCGSALKNKGIQPLLDAVIFYLPSPLDLPPVAGYEPKVLIEQGERAEKSEERKADDNAPFAALAFKIASDPFVGKLIFFRIYSGHLEAGSYILNTSSGKKERLGRILRMHANHREEVKEMFTGEIAAAVGLKETTTGDTLCDSDHPIVLEKITFPEPVISIAIEPKTKADQEKMGLSLHTLSEEDPTFRVRSDEETGQTIISGMGELHLDIIVDRMKREFNVAANVGKPQVAYRETIRKKAEAEGKYIRQSGGRGQYGHVWLRVEPLPSGKGFEFVNAIKGGVIPQEFIPAVGKGVKEALGNGVLAGYPAVDLSVTLYDGSFHEVDSSEAAFHIAGSIAVQEAVRRADVHLLEPIMKIEVVTPEKFMGDVIGDLNSRRAHIAEMSDRGQAKVIDALVPLAEMFGYATILRSLTQGRANYTMEFDHYAEVPRHVAEQIIGEKSEKK from the coding sequence GTGCCTCGTCTGACACCTATAGAGAGAATTCGCAACATCGGCATCATTGCTCATATTGATGCCGGAAAGACAACCGTTTCGGAACGGATTCTTTATTATACGGGTAAAAAACACAAAGTAGGGGAGGTACATGAAGGAAAAGCAGAAATGGATTGGATGGCGCAAGAAAAAGAAAGGGGTATTACTATTACTTCCGCGGCAACTACTTGCGCTTGGAAGGCGGGAGCGAAGGGCGAGATCCATCAGATTAATTTAATTGATACGCCGGGACATATTGATTTCACGGCCGAGGTGCAACGTTCTTTGCGCGTGTTGGACGGCGGCATTGTGGTTTTTGACGGTGTGGCGGGCGTAGAGCCGCAATCGGAAACCGTTTGGCATCAGGCGGAGAAATTTCAGGTGCCGCGGATGTGCTTTATTAATAAAATGGACCGCACCGGCGCTGATTTTAAAGCTGACCTTAGTTCCATTCGCGAACGGCTGACCAAAGATATTGCCGTGATTCAGATTCCTATCGGAGAGGAAGACAAATTTGAAGGCGTGATTGATTTAATTAAAAATAAAGCCATTTATTTTAAAGGGGACTTGGGCGAAAAGTTAGAGGAAGGGGAGATTCCCCCTGCTTGGGCAGAGGAGGCTAAACAATATCGGCAAGAGATGGTGGAAAAGATTGCCAGCGAGGATGATGTTTTAATTGAAAAGTTTTTGGAGGGCGGGGAAATTACAGAAGAAGAATTAAAGAAAACTTTGCGCCAAGCAACAATCGCGGGCAGACTGGTACCGGTGCTTTGCGGTTCGGCTTTAAAAAATAAAGGGATTCAGCCTCTGCTTGACGCCGTCATCTTTTATCTTCCTTCTCCCTTAGACTTGCCTCCTGTTGCCGGATATGAGCCTAAGGTATTAATAGAGCAGGGTGAGCGAGCGGAAAAATCCGAAGAGCGCAAGGCGGATGACAACGCACCTTTTGCCGCTCTCGCTTTTAAGATTGCCAGCGATCCTTTCGTGGGCAAGCTGATCTTTTTTCGCATTTACTCCGGCCATTTAGAGGCTGGATCTTATATTTTAAACACTTCTTCCGGCAAGAAAGAGAGATTGGGAAGGATTTTAAGAATGCACGCGAATCATCGGGAAGAAGTAAAGGAGATGTTTACCGGCGAAATCGCCGCCGCGGTGGGTTTAAAAGAGACCACCACCGGCGATACCTTATGCGATTCTGATCATCCCATTGTCTTGGAAAAGATTACTTTTCCCGAGCCCGTGATTTCCATTGCCATTGAACCAAAGACCAAAGCCGACCAAGAGAAGATGGGTTTATCCTTGCACACTCTATCGGAAGAGGATCCCACTTTTCGCGTGCGGAGCGACGAAGAGACGGGCCAGACGATTATTTCAGGAATGGGAGAATTGCATTTGGATATTATTGTGGATCGGATGAAAAGAGAATTTAATGTCGCGGCTAATGTCGGCAAGCCTCAAGTCGCTTATCGCGAAACCATCCGCAAGAAGGCGGAGGCAGAAGGAAAGTATATCCGTCAGTCAGGAGGCCGCGGTCAATATGGTCATGTTTGGTTGCGCGTGGAGCCCCTCCCAAGCGGCAAGGGCTTTGAATTTGTGAACGCGATCAAAGGCGGCGTCATTCCTCAAGAATTTATTCCCGCAGTGGGAAAAGGCGTCAAGGAAGCGTTAGGGAACGGAGTGCTCGCGGGTTATCCAGCGGTGGATCTTTCGGTTACGCTTTATGACGGTTCATTTCACGAGGTGGACTCTTCGGAAGCCGCTTTTCACATCGCGGGTTCTATCGCGGTGCAGGAGGCGGTGAGGCGAGCGGATGTTCACCTTTTGGAACCGATTATGAAGATAGAAGTGGTGACGCCAGAGAAATTTATGGGTGATGTGATTGGCGATTTGAATTCCAGGCGCGCTCATATCGCGGAGATGTCGGACCGCGGGCAGGCAAAGGTTATTGACGCGCTTGTTCCCTTGGCAGAAATGTTTGGTTATGCTACGATATTAAGATCTTTAACCCAGGGTCGCGCTAATTACACAATGGAATTTGATCATTACGCGGAGGTGCCGCGCCACGTCGCGGAACAGATTATTGGGGAGAAGAGCGAGAAGAAATAA
- the tuf gene encoding elongation factor Tu, which translates to MKQMTEKFERTKPHVNVGTIGHVDHGKTTLTAAILKCLAAAGFKAQQKSVDQIDNAPEEKERGITIATAHVEYESEKRHYAHVDCPGHADYIKNMITGAAQMDGAILVVSAADGPMPQTREHILLARQVGVPNIVVFLNKIDMVDEKELIDLVEEEVRELLTKYEFDGTNISVIRGSGLKALECGCGKKECEWCGPILELVKTMDEKIPEPVRETDKPFLMAVEDVFSIEGRGTVVTGKIERGIVKLNDEVEIVGIKPTQKTVVTGIEMFNKTLDEGRAGDNAGILLRGTKKEDVARGQVVAKPGSITPHTEFEGEVYVLTKEEGGRHTAFAKGYKPQLYIRTTDVTGELFLPEGTEMVMPGDTITLKVKLIAPVALEEKQRFAIREGGHTVGAGFVMKIIK; encoded by the coding sequence ATGAAACAAATGACGGAAAAATTTGAACGCACTAAACCCCATGTGAATGTGGGTACGATTGGTCACGTTGACCATGGTAAAACTACCTTGACTGCCGCGATATTGAAATGCCTTGCGGCGGCAGGATTTAAAGCCCAGCAAAAATCAGTAGATCAGATTGACAACGCGCCGGAAGAAAAGGAGCGGGGGATTACAATTGCCACCGCCCATGTGGAGTATGAATCAGAGAAAAGGCATTATGCCCATGTTGATTGTCCGGGTCATGCTGACTATATTAAAAATATGATTACGGGCGCGGCGCAGATGGATGGAGCAATTTTGGTTGTTTCCGCCGCTGATGGTCCGATGCCTCAAACGCGGGAGCATATTTTACTTGCTCGTCAGGTAGGCGTGCCCAATATCGTCGTCTTTTTGAATAAAATAGATATGGTGGATGAAAAGGAATTAATAGATCTTGTGGAGGAGGAAGTGCGGGAGCTTTTAACTAAATATGAATTTGATGGGACAAATATATCCGTGATCAGAGGGAGCGGATTGAAAGCTTTAGAGTGCGGTTGCGGCAAGAAGGAATGCGAGTGGTGCGGTCCTATATTGGAACTGGTAAAAACAATGGATGAAAAAATCCCCGAGCCTGTCCGCGAGACAGACAAGCCTTTTCTAATGGCTGTGGAAGATGTTTTTTCCATTGAGGGCCGGGGAACGGTGGTGACAGGAAAAATTGAACGCGGTATTGTCAAATTAAACGACGAGGTGGAGATAGTAGGCATTAAACCGACCCAGAAGACAGTAGTGACAGGCATTGAGATGTTTAATAAAACTCTAGACGAAGGTCGTGCCGGAGATAACGCGGGTATCCTTTTGCGAGGGACCAAGAAAGAAGATGTGGCGCGGGGACAGGTGGTGGCGAAACCGGGCTCAATTACTCCTCATACCGAGTTTGAAGGAGAGGTTTATGTGCTCACTAAAGAGGAAGGAGGACGGCACACCGCCTTTGCGAAAGGTTACAAACCCCAACTCTATATTCGCACTACTGATGTGACAGGCGAACTCTTTTTGCCTGAAGGGACGGAGATGGTTATGCCCGGCGATACTATAACCTTGAAGGTAAAACTTATTGCTCCGGTGGCTTTGGAAGAGAAACAACGTTTCGCAATCCGCGAGGGTGGACATACAGTTGGAGCAGGGTTTGTAATGAAAATTATCAAGTAA
- the rpsJ gene encoding 30S ribosomal protein S10, producing the protein MATQSSREITEEEASSPRIRIRIKAYDHKVIDESARQIVETAERTGAIVSGPVPLPIEKTRYTVMRSPFVHKDSREQYEMRVHKRLIDINKPTPKTVDALMDLNLPAGVDVEIKM; encoded by the coding sequence ATGGCTACTCAAAGCAGTAGAGAGATAACGGAGGAGGAAGCTTCTTCCCCCAGAATTCGCATTAGGATTAAGGCTTATGACCATAAGGTAATTGACGAGTCTGCTCGTCAGATTGTGGAAACAGCGGAACGGACAGGGGCTATTGTTTCTGGTCCCGTGCCTTTGCCGATTGAAAAGACACGTTACACAGTAATGCGTTCCCCTTTTGTTCATAAAGATTCCCGGGAACAATACGAAATGCGAGTCCACAAAAGATTGATTGATATCAATAAGCCCACACCTAAAACAGTAGACGCCTTGATGGATTTGAATTTACCCGCGGGTGTTGATGTAGAGATTAAAATGTAA